One segment of Salvia splendens isolate huo1 unplaced genomic scaffold, SspV2 ctg1076, whole genome shotgun sequence DNA contains the following:
- the LOC121788565 gene encoding serine/threonine-protein kinase D6PKL1-like: MASKTGSRTHLGLQQKAVGAHYAVTAHDLKSLPLKTNKPKLSKAEKAEESGMDTAGEPREDVESKLSQINLEDSLNVSPGNSYSKSEQVSTAGDVDVRENEVSIETSEDQEKKISNPCSAKNSSVSAKISDAPAKTSGSAKVSSVCRGSTGSDVSDESTCSSFSSGISKPHKANDIRWEAIQALRSRDGVIGLSHFRLLKRLGCGDIGSVYLAELTGTKCYFAMKVMDKASLAGRKKLLRAQTEREILQSLDHPFLPTLYIHFETDKFSCLVMEFCPGGDLHTLRQRQQGKYFSEQAVKFYVAEVLLSLEYLHMLGIVYRDLKPENVLVRDDGHIMLSDFDLSLRCAVSPTLVKTSSLDTDPQRKTPGYCAQPACIEPSCITPSCVVPTSCFSPRLFSSKSKKDKKPKNKNEIGNQVSPLPELMAEPSNARSMSFVGTHEYLAPEIIKGEGHGSAVDWWTFGIFLYELLFGKTPFKGSGNRATLFNVVGQPLRFPESPVVSFAARDLIRGLLVKEPQHRLAYKRGATEIKQHPFFEGVNWALIRCATPPEIPKPVDYERLPVPAAAPGNEKAAAAAAAAPAGGGDQKSDKYLEFDFF, from the exons ATGGCCTCGAAGACTGGCTCTAGGACTCACCTGGGATTGCAACAAAAAGCTGTCGGTGCTCATTATGCAGTCACGGCGCATGATCTCAAATCTTTGCCCCTAAAGACTAACAAGCCGAAGCTGAGTAAAGCAGAAAAGGCTGAAGAATCTGGTATGGATACTGCTGGGGAGCCTAGAGAAGATGTTGAGTCCAAACTATCTCAAATTAATCTTGAGGATTCGTTGAATGTGTCACCTGGTAACTCATATTCCAAATCTGAGCAAGTGTCCACAGCTGGAGATGTTGATGTACGCGAGAATGAAGTCTCCATCGAAACTTCTGAGgatcaagaaaagaaaatatctAATCCATGCAGTGCGAAGAACAGCTCCGTTTCTGCAAAGATTAGTGATGCACCAGCAAAAACTAGTGGAAGTGCCAAAGTGAGCAGCGTGTGCCGTGGAAGCACTGGCAGTGATGTGAGTGATGAGAGCACCTGTAGCAGCTTTAGTAGCGGTATCAGCAAACCCCATAAAGCAAACGACATACGATGGGAAGCCATCCAAGCACTTCGATCCAGAGATGGTGTAATTGGATTGAGCCATTTCAGGCTGCTGAAAAGATTAGGTTGTGGAGATATCGGGAGTGTTTATCTGGCTGAGTTGACCGGAACTAAATGTTATTTCGCAATGAAAGTTATGGACAAAGCATCCTTAGCTGGCCGTAAGAAGCTTCTCCGTGCTCAGACTGAAAGAGAAATACTCCAGTCCCTCGACCATCCCTTCCTTCCGACTCTTTACATCCATTTTGAAACCGATAAATTTTCATGTTTGGTCATGGAATTCTGCCCGGGAGGAGACCTACACACCCTTAGACAGAGACAGCAAGGAAAATATTTCTCCGAACAAGCAGTCAA GTTTTATGTTGCAGAAGTGCTGCTTTCGTTGGAGTATTTACACATGCTTGGGATTGTTTATCGCGATCTTAAGCCAGAAAACGTCCTTGTCAGGGACGACGGCCATATCATGCTCTCAGACTTTGATCTTTCGCTTCGTTGTGCTGTCAGCCCGACTCTGGTGAAGACTTCATCTCTCGACACCGACCCCCAGCGCAAAACGCCCGGTTACTGCGCCCAGCCAGCGTGCATCGAACCATCCTGCATTACGCCATCGTGCGTTGTCCCAACATCATGCTTCTCTCCCCGTCTCTTCTCCAGCAAATCCAAGAAGGACAAGAAGCCCAAGAACAAAAACGAAATCGGCAACCAAGTGAGCCCATTGCCCGAACTGATGGCCGAGCCAAGCAACGCGCGGTCGATGTCTTTCGTCGGGACACACGAATATCTGGCCCCCGAGATCATCAAAGGCGAAGGCCACGGAAGCGCAGTCGACTGGTGGACGTTCGGTATCTTCCTATACGAGCTCTTATTCGGCAAAACTCCCTTCAAGGGATCCGGTAACCGAGCCACACTATTCAACGTCGTAGGGCAGCCTCTCCGCTTCCCAGAATCACCCGTTGTCAGCTTCGCCGCTCGGGACTTGATAAGAGGATTACTCGTGAAGGAGCCTCAGCACAGGCTGGCCTACAAACGAGGCGCCACAGAGATAAAGCAGCACCCTTTCTTCGAAGGGGTGAACTGGGCGCTGATACGTTGTGCCACCCCACCGGAGATCCCGAAGCCTGTCGACTACGAGCGGCTGCCTGTCCCCGCAGCAGCACCGGGCAACGAAaaggcggctgctgctgctgctgctgctcctGCTGGTGGTGGTGATCAGAAAAGTGACAAGTATCTTGAGTTTGATTTCTTCTAG